The Streptomyces sp. Je 1-332 genome has a window encoding:
- a CDS encoding HAD family phosphatase, which produces MTSTVPALGTRTAEGSALQAVLLDMDGTLVDTEGFWWDAEVEVFAALGHTLDEAWRDVVVGGPMTRSAAFLIASTGADITVPELTVLLNDGFENRIGRALPLMPGAARLLAELAAHEVPMALVSASHRRIIDRVLDSIGAHHFTLTVAGDEVTRTKPHPDPYLLAAAGVGAEPARCAVIEDTATGVAAAEAAGCHVVAVPSVAPIAPASGRTVVPSLEHVDLRFLQGLMAGNR; this is translated from the coding sequence ATGACCAGTACGGTTCCCGCGCTCGGTACCCGAACGGCCGAAGGCTCCGCCCTGCAGGCGGTGCTCCTCGACATGGACGGAACACTCGTGGACACCGAGGGGTTCTGGTGGGATGCGGAGGTCGAGGTCTTCGCCGCGCTCGGACATACGCTCGACGAGGCCTGGCGTGACGTCGTCGTCGGCGGCCCCATGACGCGCAGCGCCGCGTTCCTCATCGCGTCCACGGGAGCCGACATCACGGTTCCCGAGCTGACCGTGCTGCTCAACGACGGCTTCGAGAACCGCATCGGCCGCGCCCTGCCGCTGATGCCGGGCGCCGCGAGACTCCTGGCCGAGCTAGCGGCGCACGAGGTGCCGATGGCGCTGGTCTCCGCGTCGCACCGGCGCATCATCGACCGCGTGCTCGACTCGATCGGGGCCCACCACTTCACGCTGACCGTCGCGGGCGACGAGGTCACCCGGACCAAGCCGCACCCGGACCCGTACCTTCTCGCGGCGGCGGGGGTTGGCGCGGAACCGGCCAGATGTGCCGTCATCGAGGACACCGCCACCGGCGTCGCGGCGGCCGAGGCCGCGGGCTGCCATGTGGTGGCCGTACCGTCCGTCGCGCCCATCGCACCGGCCTCCGGCAGGACCGTCGTCCCCTCGCTCGAACATGTCGACCTGCGCTTCCTGCAAGGACTGATGGCCGGAAACCGCTGA
- the metH gene encoding methionine synthase, with protein MASLPTPSSGPSNLSDRARVDAFREALATRVVVADGAMGTMLQAQDPTMEDFQQLEGCNEILNVTRPDIVRSVHEEYFAVGVDCVETNTFGTNFAALSEYDIPERNFELSEAGARIAREVADEFTASTGQQRWVLGSMGPGTKLPTLGHAPYTVLRDAYQTNAEGMIAGGADALLVETTQDLLQTKSAILGARRALEATGANLPLICSVTVETTGTMLLGSEIGAALTALEPLGIDMIGLNCATGPAEMSEHLRYLARHSRVPISCMPNAGLPVLGKDGAHYPLTAPELADAQENFVREYGLSLVGGCCGTTPEHLRQVVERVRGVETVRREPRPEPGAASLYQTVPFRQDTSYLAIGERTNANGSKKFREAMLEGRWDDCVEMARDQIREGAHMLDLCVDYVGRDGVKDMEELAGRFATASTLPIVLDSTELPVIQAGLEKLGGRAVINSVNYEDGDGPESRFAKVTALAKEHGAALIALTIDEEGQARTPEHKVAIAERLIDDLTGTYGIHESDILIDTLTFTICTGQEESRKDGIATIEAIRELKKRHPDVQTTLGLSNISFGLNPAARVVLNSVFLDECVKAGLDSAIVHASKILPIARLEEEQVKAAHDLIYDRREEGYDPLQKLMELFEGVNMKSMKAGKAEELMALPLDERLKRRIIDGEKNGLDADLDEALQTRPALDIVNDTLLEGMKVVGELFGSGQMQLPFVLQSAEVMKTAVAHLEPHMEKSDSEGKGTIVLATVRGDVHDIGKNLVDIILSNNGYNVVNLGIKQPVAAILDAAAEHRADVIGMSGLLVKSTVIMKENLEELNQRKMAADFPVILGGAALTRAYVEQDLHEIYEGEVRYARDAFEGLRLMDALIAVKRGVPGAALPELKQRRVAKRDTPVLEVTEDEGPARSDVSVDNPVPTPPFWGTRVVKGIQLKEYASWLDEGALFKGQWGLKQARTGDGPTYEELVETEGRPRLRGWLDELHTKNMLEAAVVHGYFPCVSKGDDLIILDDQGNERTRFSFPRQRRGRRLCLADYFRPEESGETDVVGLQVVTVGSKIGEATAELFAADSYRDYLELHGLSVQLAEALAEYWHARVRAELGFGGEDPADVEDMFALKYRGARFSLGYGACPNLEDRAKIAELLEPERIGVQLSEEFQLHPEQSTDAIVIHHPEAKYFNAR; from the coding sequence ATGGCCTCGTTGCCGACCCCCTCGTCCGGTCCCTCGAATCTCTCGGACCGAGCCCGAGTCGATGCCTTCCGCGAAGCCCTCGCCACCCGCGTGGTGGTGGCCGACGGCGCGATGGGCACGATGCTGCAGGCCCAGGACCCGACGATGGAGGATTTTCAGCAGCTCGAGGGCTGTAACGAGATCCTGAACGTGACACGGCCGGACATCGTCCGCTCGGTCCACGAGGAGTACTTCGCGGTCGGCGTGGACTGTGTGGAGACGAACACGTTCGGCACGAACTTCGCGGCGTTGAGCGAGTACGACATCCCCGAGCGGAACTTCGAGCTGTCCGAGGCGGGCGCGCGCATCGCCCGTGAGGTGGCCGACGAGTTCACCGCCTCGACCGGCCAGCAGCGCTGGGTGCTCGGCTCGATGGGTCCGGGCACGAAGCTGCCGACCCTCGGCCACGCCCCGTACACCGTGCTGCGCGACGCCTACCAGACCAACGCCGAGGGCATGATCGCGGGCGGCGCGGACGCGCTCCTGGTGGAGACCACCCAGGACCTGCTCCAGACGAAGTCCGCCATTCTCGGCGCCCGCCGCGCCCTGGAGGCCACCGGCGCGAACCTCCCGCTGATCTGCTCGGTCACCGTCGAGACCACCGGCACGATGCTGCTCGGCTCGGAGATCGGTGCCGCGCTGACCGCGCTGGAGCCGCTGGGCATCGACATGATCGGCCTGAACTGCGCCACGGGCCCGGCCGAGATGAGCGAGCACCTGCGCTACCTCGCCCGTCACTCCCGCGTCCCGATCTCCTGCATGCCCAACGCGGGCCTGCCGGTCCTGGGCAAGGACGGCGCGCACTACCCCCTGACGGCCCCGGAGCTCGCCGACGCCCAGGAGAACTTCGTACGCGAGTACGGCCTCTCCCTGGTCGGCGGCTGCTGCGGCACGACCCCCGAGCACCTGCGCCAGGTCGTCGAACGCGTCCGCGGCGTCGAGACGGTCCGCCGCGAGCCGCGCCCCGAGCCGGGCGCCGCCTCGCTCTACCAGACCGTGCCCTTCCGCCAGGACACCTCCTACCTGGCGATCGGTGAGCGTACGAACGCCAACGGTTCGAAGAAGTTCCGTGAGGCGATGCTGGAGGGCCGCTGGGACGACTGTGTGGAGATGGCCCGCGACCAGATCCGCGAGGGCGCCCACATGCTCGACCTCTGCGTCGACTACGTGGGCCGCGACGGCGTCAAGGACATGGAGGAGTTGGCGGGGCGTTTCGCCACCGCCTCCACCCTGCCCATCGTCCTTGACTCCACCGAACTCCCCGTCATCCAGGCCGGGTTGGAGAAGCTGGGCGGCCGAGCCGTCATCAACTCCGTCAACTACGAGGACGGGGACGGCCCCGAGTCCCGCTTCGCGAAGGTCACCGCGCTCGCCAAGGAGCACGGCGCGGCGCTGATCGCGCTGACCATCGACGAGGAGGGCCAGGCCCGCACCCCCGAGCACAAGGTCGCCATCGCCGAGCGCCTCATCGACGACCTGACGGGCACCTACGGCATCCACGAGTCCGACATCCTCATCGACACCCTGACCTTCACCATCTGCACCGGTCAGGAGGAGTCGCGCAAGGACGGCATCGCCACCATCGAGGCGATTCGCGAGCTGAAGAAGCGCCACCCGGACGTGCAGACCACGCTGGGTCTGTCGAACATCTCCTTCGGCCTGAACCCCGCCGCCCGCGTCGTCCTGAACTCCGTCTTCCTCGACGAATGCGTCAAGGCGGGTCTGGACTCGGCGATCGTGCACGCCTCCAAGATCCTGCCGATCGCCCGCCTGGAGGAGGAGCAGGTCAAGGCCGCCCACGACCTGATCTACGACCGCCGTGAAGAGGGTTACGACCCCTTGCAGAAGCTCATGGAGCTTTTCGAGGGCGTCAACATGAAGTCGATGAAGGCGGGCAAGGCCGAGGAGCTGATGGCCCTGCCGCTGGACGAGCGTCTCAAGCGGCGCATCATCGACGGCGAGAAGAACGGCCTGGACGCCGACCTGGACGAGGCCCTGCAGACCCGTCCGGCGCTGGACATCGTCAACGACACGCTCCTGGAGGGCATGAAGGTCGTCGGCGAGCTGTTCGGCTCGGGCCAGATGCAGCTGCCCTTCGTGCTCCAGTCCGCCGAAGTCATGAAGACCGCGGTCGCCCACCTGGAGCCGCACATGGAGAAGTCGGACTCCGAGGGCAAGGGCACCATCGTCCTGGCCACCGTCCGCGGCGACGTCCACGACATCGGCAAGAACCTCGTCGACATCATCCTGTCCAACAACGGCTACAACGTGGTCAACCTCGGCATCAAGCAGCCGGTCGCCGCGATCCTGGACGCGGCGGCCGAGCACCGTGCGGACGTGATCGGCATGTCGGGCCTCCTGGTGAAGTCGACGGTGATCATGAAGGAGAACCTGGAGGAGCTCAACCAGCGCAAGATGGCCGCCGACTTCCCCGTCATCCTCGGCGGAGCCGCGCTGACCCGTGCGTACGTCGAGCAGGACCTGCACGAGATCTACGAGGGCGAGGTCCGCTACGCCCGCGACGCCTTCGAGGGCCTGCGCCTGATGGACGCCCTCATCGCGGTCAAGCGCGGCGTCCCCGGCGCCGCGCTGCCGGAGCTGAAGCAGCGCCGCGTGGCCAAGCGGGACACCCCCGTCCTGGAGGTCACGGAGGACGAGGGGCCCGCCCGCTCGGACGTCTCGGTCGACAATCCCGTCCCCACCCCGCCGTTCTGGGGCACCCGCGTCGTCAAGGGCATCCAGCTCAAGGAGTACGCGTCCTGGCTCGACGAGGGCGCCCTGTTCAAGGGCCAGTGGGGCCTCAAGCAGGCCCGCACCGGTGACGGGCCCACGTACGAGGAGCTGGTGGAGACCGAGGGCCGGCCCCGCCTGCGCGGCTGGCTGGACGAGCTGCACACCAAGAACATGCTGGAGGCGGCCGTCGTGCACGGCTACTTCCCCTGTGTCTCCAAGGGCGACGACCTGATCATCCTGGACGACCAGGGCAACGAGCGCACCCGCTTCTCCTTCCCGCGCCAGCGCCGCGGCCGGCGCCTGTGCCTCGCGGACTACTTCCGCCCGGAGGAGTCCGGCGAGACCGACGTGGTCGGCCTGCAGGTCGTCACCGTCGGCTCGAAGATCGGCGAGGCCACCGCCGAGCTGTTCGCCGCCGACTCCTACCGCGACTACCTCGAACTGCACGGCCTGTCCGTCCAGTTGGCCGAGGCACTCGCGGAGTACTGGCACGCGCGCGTGCGCGCCGAACTCGGCTTCGGGGGAGAGGACCCCGCCGACGTCGAGGACATGTTCGCCCTGAAGTACCGCGGCGCGCGCTTCTCGCTCGGCTACGGCGCCTGCCCGAACCTGGAGGACCGCGCCAAGATCGCCGAACTCCTGGAGCCGGAGCGGATCGGCGTGCAGCTCTCCGAGGAGTTCCAGCTCCACCCCGAGCAGTCCACGGACGCGATCGTCATCCACCACCCCGAGGCGAAATACTTCAACGCGCGCTGA
- a CDS encoding MIP/aquaporin family protein, with amino-acid sequence MSSSDIFIGETIGTAILILLGGGVCAAVTLKASKAKDAGWLAITFGWGFAVLTGAYLAGGVSGAHLNPAVTVGLAIEGGTKWSDVPLYLGSQLLGAIIGAILVWLTYMGQFKAHLTDPELLATLPPEEGMVDLKTAPKAGPVLGVFSTGPEIRNYAQNVLTEVIATTVLVLAILTQGLNDDGNGLGVLGALITALVVVSIGLSLGGPTGYAINPVRDLGPRIVHSLLPLPNKGGSDWTYAWVPIAGPLIGGAIAGGLYNLAFK; translated from the coding sequence GTGTCCAGCTCCGACATCTTCATCGGCGAGACCATCGGTACCGCCATACTCATCCTGCTCGGCGGTGGCGTCTGCGCCGCCGTCACGCTCAAGGCCTCCAAGGCCAAGGACGCCGGCTGGCTCGCGATCACCTTCGGGTGGGGCTTCGCGGTGCTCACCGGCGCCTACCTGGCGGGTGGCGTGTCAGGCGCCCACCTCAACCCGGCGGTCACCGTCGGTCTCGCCATCGAGGGCGGCACCAAGTGGAGCGACGTTCCGCTCTACCTCGGCTCGCAGCTGCTCGGCGCGATCATCGGCGCGATCCTGGTCTGGCTCACGTACATGGGTCAGTTCAAGGCGCACCTCACCGACCCCGAGCTCCTCGCGACGCTGCCGCCGGAGGAGGGCATGGTCGACCTGAAGACCGCGCCCAAGGCCGGTCCGGTGCTCGGTGTCTTCTCGACCGGACCCGAGATCCGCAACTACGCGCAGAACGTGCTGACCGAGGTCATCGCGACCACCGTGCTGGTGCTCGCGATCCTCACCCAGGGCCTGAACGACGACGGCAACGGCCTCGGCGTCCTCGGTGCGCTGATCACCGCGCTCGTCGTCGTCAGCATCGGTCTCTCGCTCGGTGGCCCCACCGGCTACGCGATCAACCCGGTCCGTGACCTGGGTCCGCGCATCGTGCACTCCCTGCTCCCGCTGCCCAACAAGGGCGGCTCGGACTGGACGTACGCATGGGTGCCGATCGCCGGACCGCTGATCGGCGGCGCCATCGCCGGCGGCCTCTACAACCTCGCGTTCAAGTAG
- a CDS encoding ABC transporter substrate-binding protein, with product MNRKTLVLPAVVGLLAPALAACGGAGDGGGDDAIAVGTTDRFATSAEVPAPFDPAYAYDAGSWNILRQTVQTLMAMPRGGGDPEPEAAQRCGFTDTGNERYECTLRKGLKFADGKPLTATDVKFSIERVRDIKVKDPSGSDGLVANVDAIETQGDRGIVFHLKSPDATFPYKLATPTAGIISSEHYGKNKLRDGFAVDGSGPYTAEQEIKGNELVKTTFSKNPNYKGAMKPKSDKIELRNYGSTDAMGDALKSGDIDMMTRTMSPEQIKQLGEDPGKNIEFVETPGLEIRYLGFNTDATTVKSKAVRQAMAQVVDRGALATGVYGDAAEPLYSLVPTTITGHTNSFFNKYGDPSPAKARSLLRKADISTPVKLTLNYTTDHYGPGTKKEFELLKKQLNASGLFDVSIKGTAWSTFRPAEQKGAYDVYGMGWFPDFPDADNFLAPFLDEDNFLGSPYVNSTINEELIPHSRREADRLTASKSIQRIQDIVADEVPVLPLWQGRQYIAARDDITGVEWALNSSSNLQLWELGRGVSG from the coding sequence ATGAACCGTAAGACTTTGGTGCTGCCGGCCGTCGTAGGCCTGCTCGCTCCCGCCCTCGCGGCGTGCGGTGGGGCGGGCGACGGTGGGGGAGACGACGCGATCGCCGTCGGCACCACGGACCGGTTCGCCACCTCGGCTGAGGTCCCGGCCCCCTTCGACCCGGCGTACGCCTATGACGCGGGCTCCTGGAACATTTTGCGCCAGACGGTCCAGACGCTGATGGCCATGCCGCGCGGAGGCGGCGACCCGGAGCCCGAGGCGGCTCAGCGGTGCGGGTTCACCGACACCGGCAACGAGCGCTACGAGTGCACCCTGCGCAAGGGCCTGAAGTTCGCCGACGGCAAGCCGCTGACCGCCACCGACGTGAAGTTCTCCATCGAGCGGGTGCGGGACATCAAGGTCAAGGACCCCAGCGGTTCCGACGGCCTGGTGGCCAATGTCGACGCGATCGAGACCCAGGGCGACCGGGGCATCGTCTTCCACCTCAAGAGCCCCGACGCGACGTTCCCGTACAAGCTGGCCACGCCCACCGCGGGGATCATCAGCTCGGAGCATTACGGCAAGAACAAGCTGCGCGACGGCTTCGCGGTGGACGGCTCCGGCCCCTACACCGCCGAGCAGGAGATCAAGGGCAACGAGCTCGTCAAGACGACGTTCTCCAAGAACCCGAACTACAAGGGCGCGATGAAGCCCAAGAGCGACAAGATCGAGCTGCGCAACTACGGGTCCACCGACGCCATGGGCGACGCCCTCAAGAGCGGCGACATCGACATGATGACGCGCACCATGTCGCCCGAGCAGATCAAGCAGCTCGGCGAAGACCCGGGCAAGAACATCGAGTTCGTCGAGACGCCCGGCCTCGAGATCCGCTACCTCGGCTTCAACACGGACGCCACCACCGTCAAGTCCAAGGCCGTCCGTCAGGCCATGGCGCAGGTCGTCGACCGCGGCGCCCTCGCGACCGGCGTGTACGGCGACGCGGCCGAGCCGCTCTACTCCCTGGTACCGACCACGATCACGGGCCACACCAACTCGTTCTTCAACAAGTACGGCGACCCGAGCCCCGCCAAGGCCCGCAGCCTGCTGCGGAAGGCCGACATCAGCACCCCGGTGAAGCTCACCCTGAACTACACGACCGACCACTACGGCCCGGGCACCAAGAAGGAGTTCGAGCTCCTGAAGAAGCAGCTCAACGCCAGCGGCCTCTTCGACGTGTCGATCAAGGGCACGGCCTGGAGCACCTTCAGGCCCGCCGAGCAGAAGGGCGCCTACGACGTCTACGGGATGGGCTGGTTCCCCGACTTCCCCGACGCCGACAACTTCCTCGCGCCGTTCCTCGACGAGGACAACTTCCTCGGCTCGCCGTACGTGAACAGCACCATCAACGAGGAGCTGATCCCGCACTCGCGCCGCGAGGCCGACCGGCTCACCGCATCCAAGAGCATCCAGAGGATCCAGGACATCGTCGCCGATGAGGTGCCGGTGCTCCCCCTCTGGCAGGGCCGGCAGTACATCGCCGCCCGCGACGACATCACGGGCGTCGAGTGGGCCCTCAACTCCTCCTCGAACCTGCAGCTGTGGGAGCTCGGCCGCGGTGTGAGCGGCTGA
- the glpK gene encoding glycerol kinase GlpK has product MTTDAHTAGPFIAAIDQGTTSSRCIVFDKDGRIVSVDQKEHEQIFPKPGWVEHDAKEIWTNVQEVVASAISKAGVTHEDIKAIGITNQRETTLLWDKNTGEPVHNAIVWQDTRTDALCKELGRNVGQDRFRRETGLPLASYFAGPKARWLLDNVDGLRERAEAGDILFGTMDSWVIWNLTGGVNGGKHVTDVTNASRTMLMNLHTMKWDEKIAESIGVPMPMLPEIRSSAEVYGEVTGGKLGDILPGIPVASALGDQQAALFGQTCFAKGEAKSTYGTGTFMLMNTGESAINSYSGLLTTVGYQIGEQKPVYALEGSIAVTGSLVQWMRDQMGLINSAAEIETLASSVEDNGGAYFVPAFSGLFAPYWRSDARGVIAGLTRYVTKAHIARAVLEATAWQTREITDAMTKDSGVELTALKVDGGMTSNNLLMQTLSNFLDAPVVRPMVAETTCLGAAYAAGLAVGFWSGTDELRANWRRAAEWTPRMDADTRAREYKSWLKAVERSMGWLDESGEE; this is encoded by the coding sequence GTGACCACCGACGCACACACCGCAGGCCCCTTCATCGCGGCCATCGACCAGGGCACCACCTCGAGCCGCTGCATCGTCTTCGACAAGGACGGCCGGATCGTCTCGGTCGACCAGAAGGAGCACGAGCAGATCTTCCCGAAGCCGGGCTGGGTCGAGCACGACGCGAAGGAGATCTGGACGAACGTCCAGGAAGTCGTCGCGAGCGCCATCTCCAAGGCGGGCGTCACCCACGAGGACATCAAGGCGATCGGCATCACCAACCAGCGTGAGACCACGCTGCTCTGGGACAAGAACACCGGCGAGCCGGTGCACAACGCCATCGTCTGGCAGGACACCCGCACCGACGCCCTGTGCAAGGAGCTCGGCCGCAACGTCGGCCAGGACCGCTTCCGCCGGGAGACGGGCCTGCCGCTCGCCAGCTACTTCGCGGGTCCGAAGGCACGCTGGCTGCTCGACAACGTCGACGGCCTGCGCGAGCGCGCCGAGGCCGGCGACATCCTGTTCGGCACCATGGACTCCTGGGTCATCTGGAACCTGACGGGTGGTGTCAACGGCGGCAAGCACGTCACCGACGTCACCAACGCGTCGCGCACCATGCTGATGAACCTGCACACCATGAAGTGGGACGAGAAGATCGCCGAGTCCATCGGCGTCCCGATGCCGATGCTCCCCGAGATCCGCTCGTCCGCCGAGGTCTACGGCGAGGTCACCGGCGGCAAGCTCGGCGACATCCTGCCCGGCATCCCCGTCGCCTCCGCGCTCGGCGACCAGCAGGCGGCGCTCTTCGGGCAGACCTGTTTCGCCAAGGGCGAGGCCAAGTCCACGTACGGCACCGGCACCTTCATGCTGATGAACACCGGTGAGTCGGCCATCAACTCCTACTCGGGGCTGCTGACCACCGTCGGCTACCAGATCGGCGAGCAGAAGCCGGTCTACGCCCTTGAGGGTTCCATCGCCGTCACCGGTTCGCTGGTGCAGTGGATGCGCGACCAGATGGGCCTGATCAACTCCGCCGCCGAGATCGAGACGCTCGCGTCCTCGGTCGAGGACAACGGCGGCGCCTACTTCGTACCGGCCTTCTCCGGCCTCTTCGCCCCGTACTGGCGTTCCGACGCCCGCGGTGTGATCGCCGGTCTCACCCGGTACGTCACCAAGGCGCACATCGCGCGCGCCGTCCTGGAGGCCACGGCCTGGCAGACCCGTGAGATCACCGACGCCATGACGAAGGACTCCGGCGTCGAGCTCACGGCCCTCAAGGTCGACGGCGGCATGACCTCCAACAACCTGCTGATGCAGACGCTCTCGAACTTCCTCGACGCACCGGTGGTGCGCCCGATGGTGGCCGAGACGACCTGCCTCGGCGCCGCCTACGCCGCCGGTCTCGCCGTCGGCTTCTGGTCCGGCACCGACGAGCTGCGCGCCAACTGGCGCCGCGCGGCGGAGTGGACCCCCCGCATGGACGCGGACACCCGCGCCCGTGAGTACAAGAGCTGGCTCAAGGCCGTGGAGCGTTCCATGGGCTGGCTCGACGAAAGTGGCGAGGAGTAA
- a CDS encoding ABC transporter substrate-binding protein, with the protein MKLRNQWLALPLTGGLAAALLTGCGSDSGGAGEDGESVVMGMSDDVLATDPAAGYDPGSWLLFNNVFQSLLSFPNGGTEPEPEAAKECGFTDTETKVFECTLRDGLKFSNGNALTSKDVKYSFDRMMKINDEAGPAIMFPMLDRVETPNAKKVVFKLKYADATFPSKIASGAGSIVDHASYEMDALRGGGEATGSGPYKLDSFDKEQAVFSVNPDYKGTAKVKNKGVTLKFFHDDQKGLKKALLDDKIDIAYRGLAANDIADIEADTSEASQNIDVVEGTSAEVQHLVFNMKDPVAGKLGVRKAMAYLLDRDALVKDVYRDTATPLYSIVPAGIGGHNTAFFDTYGARPQRSKAAAALRAEGLSGKVKLTLWSTPSRYGPATDQELKAIAKQLNASGLFDADVKSVEFSQYERDIKSGKYGVYVKGWVPDYPDPDNFTQPFFGKGNVLDNGYRNSDITGKIIPGTAAETDRTKTDGDYSDLQDIVADELPILPVWQAKQYAVISDDVYGVESCLDASTVFRFWELSKA; encoded by the coding sequence GTGAAATTGCGTAACCAGTGGCTGGCCCTCCCCCTCACGGGAGGACTGGCCGCCGCCCTGCTGACCGGCTGCGGATCGGACTCGGGCGGAGCGGGGGAGGACGGCGAATCGGTGGTGATGGGGATGTCGGACGACGTCCTGGCCACCGACCCGGCGGCGGGCTACGACCCGGGCTCATGGCTCCTTTTCAACAACGTCTTCCAGTCCCTGCTGAGCTTCCCGAACGGGGGCACCGAGCCGGAGCCCGAGGCCGCCAAGGAGTGCGGGTTCACGGACACGGAGACCAAGGTCTTCGAGTGCACGCTGCGGGACGGTCTGAAGTTCAGCAACGGCAACGCGCTGACCTCGAAGGACGTCAAGTACTCCTTCGATCGCATGATGAAGATCAACGACGAGGCCGGTCCGGCGATCATGTTCCCGATGCTCGACCGCGTCGAGACCCCGAACGCCAAGAAGGTCGTCTTCAAGCTCAAGTACGCCGACGCCACCTTCCCCAGCAAGATCGCGTCCGGCGCCGGTTCCATCGTCGACCACGCCTCGTACGAGATGGACGCCCTGCGCGGCGGTGGCGAGGCCACCGGTTCGGGGCCGTACAAGCTCGACTCCTTCGACAAGGAGCAGGCGGTCTTCTCGGTCAACCCCGACTACAAGGGCACCGCCAAGGTGAAGAACAAGGGCGTCACGCTCAAGTTCTTCCACGACGACCAGAAGGGCCTGAAGAAGGCGCTCCTGGACGACAAGATCGACATCGCGTACCGAGGCCTCGCCGCCAACGACATCGCGGACATCGAGGCGGACACCTCCGAGGCCAGCCAGAACATCGACGTCGTCGAGGGCACGAGCGCCGAGGTGCAGCACCTGGTCTTCAACATGAAGGACCCGGTGGCGGGCAAGCTGGGCGTCCGCAAGGCCATGGCGTACCTGCTCGACCGTGACGCCCTGGTCAAGGACGTCTACCGGGACACGGCCACGCCGCTGTACTCGATCGTCCCGGCCGGCATCGGCGGCCACAACACCGCCTTCTTCGACACCTACGGCGCACGGCCGCAGCGCTCCAAGGCCGCGGCGGCCCTGCGCGCGGAGGGCCTGAGCGGCAAGGTCAAGCTCACGCTCTGGTCCACGCCCTCGCGCTACGGCCCCGCGACCGACCAGGAGCTGAAGGCGATCGCCAAGCAGCTCAACGCGAGCGGTCTCTTCGACGCCGACGTGAAGTCGGTCGAATTCAGCCAGTACGAACGGGACATCAAGTCCGGCAAGTACGGCGTGTACGTCAAGGGCTGGGTGCCGGACTACCCGGACCCGGACAACTTCACGCAGCCGTTCTTCGGCAAGGGCAACGTCCTGGACAACGGCTACCGCAACAGCGACATCACCGGGAAGATCATCCCCGGCACCGCCGCCGAGACGGACCGCACCAAGACCGACGGGGACTACTCCGACCTGCAGGACATCGTCGCGGACGAGCTGCCGATCCTGCCCGTCTGGCAGGCCAAGCAGTACGCGGTCATCTCCGACGATGTGTACGGCGTCGAGTCGTGCCTCGACGCGTCGACCGTGTTCCGCTTCTGGGAGCTCAGCAAGGCCTGA
- a CDS encoding IclR family transcriptional regulator — MARNIQSLERAAAMLRLLAGGERRLGLSEIASALGLAKGTAHGILRTLQAEGFVEQESASGRYQLGAELLRLGNSYLDVHELRARALVWTDDLARSSGESVYLGVLHQQGVLIVHHVFRPDDSRQVLEVGAMQPLHSTALGKVLAAYDPVAHSEAAEADWPALTARTVVDPDDFEGVLDLTRARGYAADVEETWEGIASVAAPIHDRRRMPVGAVGITGAVERVQKDGELRPDLIAAVRDCARAVSRDLGAGRF, encoded by the coding sequence ATGGCACGGAACATCCAGTCGCTCGAGCGGGCGGCCGCGATGCTGCGGCTGCTCGCGGGCGGAGAGCGGCGGCTCGGCCTCTCGGAGATCGCGTCCGCCCTCGGCCTGGCCAAGGGCACGGCCCACGGCATTTTGCGCACCCTCCAGGCGGAGGGCTTCGTCGAGCAGGAGTCCGCTTCGGGCCGCTACCAGCTCGGCGCCGAGCTCCTGCGTCTGGGCAACAGCTATCTGGACGTGCACGAGCTGCGGGCCCGCGCCCTGGTGTGGACCGACGACCTGGCCCGGTCCAGCGGCGAGAGCGTCTACCTCGGCGTCCTGCACCAGCAGGGCGTCCTGATCGTGCACCACGTCTTCCGGCCCGACGACAGCCGTCAGGTCCTGGAGGTGGGGGCCATGCAGCCGCTGCATTCCACGGCCCTCGGCAAGGTCCTCGCCGCCTACGACCCGGTGGCGCACAGCGAGGCCGCCGAGGCCGACTGGCCCGCCCTGACCGCCCGCACCGTCGTGGACCCCGACGACTTCGAGGGCGTCCTCGATCTGACCCGCGCCCGGGGGTACGCGGCCGACGTCGAGGAGACGTGGGAGGGCATCGCCTCCGTGGCCGCCCCCATCCACGACCGGCGCCGCATGCCGGTCGGCGCGGTCGGTATCACCGGCGCGGTGGAGCGGGTCCAGAAGGACGGGGAGCTGCGCCCCGACCTGATCGCCGCCGTACGGGACTGCGCGCGCGCCGTCTCGCGGGACCTGGGCGCGGGGCGTTTCTAG